A window of Drosophila santomea strain STO CAGO 1482 chromosome X, Prin_Dsan_1.1, whole genome shotgun sequence genomic DNA:
GCTCTGGGATTATGAATAGCCGGAGCATTATCTGCGGAATTTTTGTGGGGCCAAGATTGATGGCCAGCAGACCCACAATTTACTCCAATATTCACACATGATTCACGAGTGCttggaaaaaaggaaaacaagcaCCCAAGCAATATCCCAACACACTGCACATAAATTGGCTCTGTCGAAAATTAGGTTTCCTTACACATTTGAGTCATTTACGGGAATTCCtcgtatttttttatttgcacatAAACATGACAAGCCATATTGAAAACActatcaaaatcaaatcaaaccaAAAGTGTATTAAGCCAAATAGCCAAAGCTAAGCttcattaatttaaaaaaaagtaattggtgAGTAACAAAAAATCGAATGAATAAGCATCAATTAATGAAAAATACTCATTTAAAGGCGTAAATCCCATAGTCACTAATCTGCGATAAAATGAATGTCTTGTTGGGTAATTTGATATACAAGTtattaaactaattaaattcgaaTAACTTTAATTGAATACATCAGATGCACTTATTCAATTCAGCTTCAAACCGCAAAGTGAACGATTCGTTTAATTAGGGATTGTTTAACATGTCCAGAAGTATCTCTTTGTGATACCCACTTGATTCATGTCTGTCAGGCATCGAAACAAGCGGTTTCTAATGGGCAACTGATCAAGTATTGAGTATTAAGTATCTGGATCGACAATTCGCTTCTCATGATCTCAAAAGTTCTCAAAGTCACAAAGGCAAAGGCGACCTGGTTCCAATACCACATAAATCGAGAGCAACTGGCGGCGATTTATGAGGCAGTTTTTGTTCGCCTAAATTCAAGGTTAAATCCAGCTTTTATGCAAACCACACTGCAACTGAGCAAATTGCATATGTATACGCAatatttgtgcatttttttgtgtctcttggtttttttttgtaattttttttttgttttttggtttattttgtcGTAATGCGATGCCTTACGTAAGCAACGGGCTctccagctgcagttgcagtacatatacgtacatatatacacaagTGAGTAGTATCTGTATAAATGTGCCACACACACTGGATCTCCGCAAGTGTTGCAACTTGttgtcgcagcagcagcagcagcaacagcaacatcagctaactgcaacagcaacttggccataaattgTACCGCCGCTGGGGCTGTAAATCCGGCCAAAACGATTCTCAATTTTGGCCCGCTGTGGAAGCTGCTGTTTCAGCGCCCTGCAGCAACATCAATGGTGTTGCagtagcaacaacagcaacagcagcaacatacTGGACCAGGCCACATTTAGCCTGATTTTAATTGCCAACCGCTGGTtgcaattaaaagaaaataaggcTGTACAGatacaaaagcaaaagcaaaaactaaagctgaaactgaaactgaaactaaaactGAGGCTAAAACTGTAATTGTAACTAAACTGAAAACAAATCTGGCATTTGCCTTTAAGTACATGTGTtgccgatgttgctgctgttcaCTTTGCGTAAAATCGACAAATTTGTCAAAGCAAAGAGTTTTGCTGGCCAAtcaatgcgaaatgcgaatgcgaatgcgaatgcgaaatgCTCATGCGAATGCTCATGCGCATTGTACAATCCAAATTGttgtcattttattttcagtcATGTTGTTTAGTTTCGTActttttcttcatttatttatttttgagtagttttttgtttttgtttgtgtttttttgtttttggcatgCAATTTTATGtaagcagctgctgcagtcgCTGCCATAAAGCAATGTTAAGCAATGCGTAAGCCAACttaaccaaaccaaactggCCACCATGTAAATGATGGctatatataaatgtaaattgcCACAGCGTTCCATAAACATATCTTGTTTACCTATGCTGGTCCAATGACCCAATCAAtgtccacacacacacacatttttataaatatttcgcTACGTTTCGGTTCGGTTCGTTTGGCACTAGGTAAATATGCCATTAACCCGCCGCCAGAATTGTCTCGAGTGTATTGGCATTTGGCATAAAAATGGGACAACATTACCGCCACATCGCAAAGTATGCCGGATATGGATACGGCTGCGATTTACGGCTAAGAGGGGAAAGCTTTGAAACGCCAAAGAGCTCAAAAGTGGGGGATACAAATGCTCGCGATGTTTTTGCAGCCATTTGAAAGTGCTTTTTGGTCGCCGCTTTCCGTGAAAATCCTGAAAGCTGCAATCTGGGTTAAGAACTTAAAAGGGTCGCCATATCCGACAGCCAATGAAACTCACTTAAGGAAGTTGCATTCCCTactaaaagtattttttataaatatttagctGACTTTGCTTGTGACTTTTATGAGGGATTGCACTCAAGAGGATTtaccatttttgttttgcataattCATTAAAACAGAATTTATTGGCATTTTTATACTATCTGTATACTATCTATATCGTTTTATGTATGCAAGACCAAACAAGTGAAACTAGTTTATGTTAGATTTAACCTTTGTGACTTGTGAACAAAACTGGCCTTCAAAAGTGATGTTCATCTGTCGGCAAAGAACTAGCTGTctaatatgaaattaaattcgaaATTTTAGTACCTAACAATTGGTATAAAAACTTCCCTTTATTTAAAGATAATTGCGTTTTGCGAAAAGAAAGTTCCCCTTCGGCGCGTTAATGCAATTAGCAAACTTGATTGTTCATCCCATAATCATATGGAATATAGTATACAGTATACTGTGTATACAGCATATAGAGAGGTCTTAAAGCCAGCTTGCTAATTAGTTATGAGCCACGGCAATCCAACCTGTTCGGATCTCATCGCTGCAGATGCTTTTCGATGGTGATgttgatggtgatggtgatgatgctgatgtcttgacttgacttgatcaattttcatttccaagCATTTTGTTCGCTATGTGTAAAATTCACTTCGATGAATGAACGATTacagagtgtgtgtgtggtgagcccaaaaaaaaaaaaataaaagaaaaaaacaacaaaacaaaaaccggcATGtctcacacacacgcgcatACACAATCAAAGTCGAGTTTTTGGTACGGATTTCTTATGTAATCTGGTGTTGTTTCTCTTTCGGTTGCTGACCAAAATCCAAAGTGATTTGGGCCcattgtggctgctgttgtaACACTTTGGCATTTTAATATGAAAATCCGTTTAAGATATTTATGAGTGTGACTCACAGAGGAGAGCAATAAGCGTATGtgtactactactactacttcCTAGTCATCAGCAGCCAGCCGCCCCTCTTATAACACCAAAAagtggggcgtggcacttgCATCTGATTAGCTCGACGATTTGCATATGAAATTCATCTCGTCACATCATGCCACATGCATGATTATGTAAGAGACGATTGGATGGGCGACCTTCATGGGAACCACATCTTCGAGTTCGTGTCTTTGGTCTTTTGTTTCGCCCAGATTTATGCGACCCCCCCTTCCCCCATTCCCCTCTCTCTCTTCCACCGATCCTCACCATCCATCCAAAGATGTCACTGTGTCAAtgctgatggctgatggcgATCGGATCTACGATCTCGTTATGCAAATGGCTTCCGCCTCGTGTTGGCCAAAATCTTTAAGTTTGAACCgataaattataattgtaGTAATTCGCTAATGTTCTTCTTCCTTCATTGCAGTTCCGGCGTGGAGCGGCCTGGCAAACGCTCTTCCTGCTCTGCGCTCTCGCCTATTGCATAAATGGTAGGTGGTTCTAAAAATGCTCTCCAGTATCCTGTAGTAATTTGTTCCCTTGTCAATTACGTTTCCATCGAAAACAGAAGCCAGCAGCGAGGGTCGCGTGGTCTGCTATTATACAAACTGGAGTGTCTATCGGCCAGGCACTGCCAAATTCAATCCGCAGAACATAAATCCATATCTGTGTACACATTTGGTGTACGCGTTCGGTGGATTCACCAAGGATAACCAAATGAAGCCCTTTGACAAGTACCAGGACATCGAGCAGGGTGAGTGGACAGACAAACGCAGACACGCCCCCGTCCTTCCGGCCAGTTAATTTGACTCGGCTTTAATTTCCTGTCCGTCTGATGACGATGCATCCCTTTATCCTCAttgcctctctctctctctctcattCTGTCTCATCCAGGTGGCTATGCCAAGTTCACTGGACTCAAAACGTACAACAAACAGCTGAAGACCATGATTGCCATTGGCGGATGGAACGAGGCGAGCTCGAGATTTTCACCATTGGTGGCGAGTAATGAGCGTCGGCAGCAGTTCATCAAGAACATCCTGAAATTCCTGCGACAGAATCATTTCGATGGCATCGATCTGGACTGGGAGTATCCAGCCCATCGCGAGGGCGGCAAGTCCCGGGATCGTGATAACTATGCCCAGTTCGTCCAAGAGCTGAGGGCCGAATTCGAAAGGGAAGCGGAGAAGACCGGACGCACTCGTCTCCTGTTGACCATGGCAGTTCCTGCTGGCATCGAGTACATTGACAAGGGTTACGATGTGCCCAAGTTGAACAAGTATCTGGATTGGTTCAATGTGTTGACCTACGATTTCCACTCCTCCCACGAGCCATCGGTTAACCATCATGCTCCGCTCTACTCGCTGGAGGAGGACTCCGAGTACAACTACGATGCCGAGTTGAATATTGTGAGTTTGCAACATATTATCTTTAGAAGTATCCATTATCTTACTATATAAATTGTTCTATATCCCTACAGGACTACTCCATCAAATACTATCTGAAAGCGGGTGCAGATCGTGACAAGCTTGTCCTGGGCATACCCACCTATGGCCGATCCTATACTTTGATCAACGAGGAGAGCACCGAACTGGGAGCACCTGCAGAGGGTCCGGGCGAACAGGGTGATGCCACCAGGGAAAAGGGATACCTGGCCTACTACGAGGTTGGTTGATGAcatagaaaatatttgtaatgaGTAGTAACTAACCCACTTTAAACCCCACCAGATCTGCCAGACCCTCAAGGACGACCCCGAGTGGACTGTGGTGCAGCCGAATGCCAATGTTATGGGTCCCTATGCCTACAGGCGCAATCAGTGGGTGGGCTACGATGACGAGGCCATCGTGCGCAAGAAGGCCGAGTATGTGGTGGCCCAGGGACTGGGTGGCATTATGTTCTGGGCCATCGACAACGATGATTTCCGCGGCACCTGCAACGGAAAGCCATATCCTCTTATCGAGGCTGCCAAGGAAGCCATGGTGGAGGCATTGGGGTAAGTGAAAGGATTACTGCGGCGTCGCGCAGGAACTGCAACGTTTTTCAATCCATTTCAGACTGGGCATCAACGAGGTGGCCAAGCCAAGTGGACCACAGAAGCCATCCAGATCTCGCAGTCGCGATAATGCCAACACCAGGAACCGTCTTAATGGCAAGACCGAAGCTCCACCCAGCTCCAGGAGACCCAGCGCCACAAGAAGGCCAACTGTGAGCTCCACCCAGCCACCACCGCCGAGCACAACCTTCAAACTGACCGAAGCCGAGGGATCCTCTCTCTACATTGGAGGCAGGGCATCCACAACGCCGCCACCACCAACGACTCCCGATCCAGGTTCGGACTTCAAGTGCGAGGAGGAGGGCTTCTTCCAGCATCCGAGGGATTGCAAGAAGTACTACTGGTGTCTGGATAGCGGACCGTCTGGTCTGGGTATTGTGGCTCACATGTTCACTTGTCCATCGGGACTGTACTTCAATCCCGCTGCCGATTCCTGCGACTTTGCTCGCAATGTGCCCTGCAAGACCAAAAAGTATGTATAcacttttaatttgtattatttttattactaACCCATTTTTTGTTCACTTTAGATCCACAACTGTGGCACCAGTGACCTCGACAACGCCGACAACCACCACAGTGCGTTCCAATCGAGTGACAGCTGCTCCCACGGCTCGTCCAGTATATCCAcgaaccaccaccaccacaagcACCACGACCACCACAACGACAACTACTCCAGCCAGTGTTGATGAAGATCTTGAATATGAAGAGGATACCGATGAGCTGTCGCCAAGCAAATCCACCGATGCTGAAGAGGATCCACAGGTGATCAAGGAACTGATCGATTTGATTCGcaaagtgggtggtgtggagcagctggagaagcaTCTTTTGCGTAACAAGGATGGATCGATAACATTGAAGGAAAACTCTGCCACTGGTGCAGCCACTACTCCGTCAACTATAAGCAAATCTCTGTATGATCGTGTGCTGAGTCGTCCTGGAACATTGAATTCCTTCAGCCGCAATCGTTTCAAGATCAGCGAGGCCACAGAAACAAGCACTGAAGCCACAGCTTCGAGTAGTTCGTCAAAGAGTCCTTCGACTCTCACCTCCAACAGCAACTCCAAATATTCGTCAGTTCTGCGGGGCAACAGTCGTCAAGGTCCACAGAACGAGGGCATTGAAAAATTGGCTGAGTTCGATGGTTTCCTAAAGGAACGCAAGCAATATGTGACCATTAATCGCCATCGATCTGCGAGTCAGGGAGATGATGAGGAGCTTGCAGatcagcaggaggaggaggagaatcTGGCCGAAGTTCAGACAACCACCCGTCGTCCTTTGAGCTCTATCACTCCGTCTTACACAAGTCTTAGACGTGCAAGGCCCACCACGGTGGCACCGCCAGCAGAAGAATCCAACGTGGAGGCAGAGCAACATACCCAAACACAAGTGAAATCCTATGCCACCTTGAGTCGCACTCGTGGACGCACCACGGCACCACCAGAAGTCACGGAAGCGGCGCCCAGTTCGACAACCAATCGGTAAGTGGTTGCGATATGCTTTAAGATGGTATTCAATAATCAAAGAATCTACGCTTTTCAGGTACAAATACTTTGAGCGTACACGACCCACTAAGAGTGCCGCTGCCGAAGATTCCGAAGATCCCACAGAAGACGAAGAGGAAGAGTACGAGGACGAGCAAAAGGATATTGTTACGGTACAGAGCAAACAAACCACAAACACACGTAAATATGCGAGCATCGGCCGCAGAACAACCACCactacaacagcaacaccagaaactacaacaacaaccgCCGGCACTGAGACTGCCAAggccagcaccaccaccaccaacaacaacaacaacaacaacaacaacaaccactacaacagcagcaataacaacaacaatgcgaAACTGAATAACCAAATACCAACAGAAGAGAACATCTCAACAACACCCAGCACCACCGCTCAATCCGAAACCACCACCACAACTAACGAAACCACTGAACCAAATGAAAGCACCTCAACCACCACCACATCCATAACTAATAACCTGCAtaccatcaccaccaccaccaccaccaccacaccCACACCGATTGTAGCATCCACTGTCCCAACAACAACCGCCAATGGCATTAGCTCAGACTCTCTGCTAGCCACCGAGTTGAGCG
This region includes:
- the LOC120456782 gene encoding mucin-5AC isoform X4, with translation MLPFRRGAAWQTLFLLCALAYCINEASSEGRVVCYYTNWSVYRPGTAKFNPQNINPYLCTHLVYAFGGFTKDNQMKPFDKYQDIEQGGYAKFTGLKTYNKQLKTMIAIGGWNEASSRFSPLVASNERRQQFIKNILKFLRQNHFDGIDLDWEYPAHREGGKSRDRDNYAQFVQELRAEFEREAEKTGRTRLLLTMAVPAGIEYIDKGYDVPKLNKYLDWFNVLTYDFHSSHEPSVNHHAPLYSLEEDSEYNYDAELNIDYSIKYYLKAGADRDKLVLGIPTYGRSYTLINEESTELGAPAEGPGEQGDATREKGYLAYYEICQTLKDDPEWTVVQPNANVMGPYAYRRNQWVGYDDEAIVRKKAEYVVAQGLGGIMFWAIDNDDFRGTCNGKPYPLIEAAKEAMVEALGLGINEVAKPSGPQKPSRSRSRDNANTRNRLNGKTEAPPSSRRPSATRRPTVSSTQPPPPSTTFKLTEAEGSSLYIGGRASTTPPPPTTPDPGSDFKCEEEGFFQHPRDCKKYYWCLDSGPSGLGIVAHMFTCPSGLYFNPAADSCDFARNVPCKTKKSTTVAPVTSTTPTTTTVRSNRVTAAPTARPVYPRTTTTTSTTTTTTTTTPASVDEDLEYEEDTDELSPSKSTDAEEDPQVIKELIDLIRKVGGVEQLEKHLLRNKDGSITLKENSATGAATTPSTISKSLYDRVLSRPGTLNSFSRNRFKISEATETSTEATASSSSSKSPSTLTSNSNSKYSSVLRGNSRQGPQNEGIEKLAEFDGFLKERKQYVTINRHRSASQGDDEELADQQEEEENLAEVQTTTRRPLSSITPSYTSLRRARPTTVAPPAEESNVEAEQHTQTQVKSYATLSRTRGRTTAPPEVTEAAPSSTTNRYKYFERTRPTKSAAAEDSEDPTEDEEEEYEDEQKDIVTLRQPATGSVSRRPVLSVRRRIINSPTLAAVEATTTQQPAAEPPTTTSKYSRLRSRPSATAAAAAATTVTAAAATTAFPAATSAPGGRTTSNIYLSKLKAKSGAAAAAAAAAAASGEAATLTPATSNISSSNSNDITQKQHKFQPASFALRRQFQTRRLTTFAPAANGDESATEVPRTQNPLFKRRLTLISTTPPSARTTNPPVSGLDTTTTLYVNDDDEDQVAKSSIHTSRFNQIPEQVRPSEEYDLALAPQPLKSTSTTASTTVNAPQPLIGQGIRRQLIPRPRRPQSTTSTPSATLGSSLRSTTPVDHSAPPLSRRQQSRRRPHKYIEVYSRPPAKTAVVSATSSSQFLDEELPPVGPSQVAQRRRSGSILPAKNEPKVIVHGHGIIECRAQGNFPHPLNCRKFISCARFEETGGIVGWEYTCPKGLTYDGVGGMCTWSPSDQPCRD
- the LOC120456782 gene encoding mucin-22 isoform X3, translating into MLPFRRGAAWQTLFLLCALAYCINEASSEGRVVCYYTNWSVYRPGTAKFNPQNINPYLCTHLVYAFGGFTKDNQMKPFDKYQDIEQGGYAKFTGLKTYNKQLKTMIAIGGWNEASSRFSPLVASNERRQQFIKNILKFLRQNHFDGIDLDWEYPAHREGGKSRDRDNYAQFVQELRAEFEREAEKTGRTRLLLTMAVPAGIEYIDKGYDVPKLNKYLDWFNVLTYDFHSSHEPSVNHHAPLYSLEEDSEYNYDAELNIDYSIKYYLKAGADRDKLVLGIPTYGRSYTLINEESTELGAPAEGPGEQGDATREKGYLAYYEICQTLKDDPEWTVVQPNANVMGPYAYRRNQWVGYDDEAIVRKKAEYVVAQGLGGIMFWAIDNDDFRGTCNGKPYPLIEAAKEAMVEALGLGINEVAKPSGPQKPSRSRSRDNANTRNRLNGKTEAPPSSRRPSATRRPTVSSTQPPPPSTTFKLTEAEGSSLYIGGRASTTPPPPTTPDPGSDFKCEEEGFFQHPRDCKKYYWCLDSGPSGLGIVAHMFTCPSGLYFNPAADSCDFARNVPCKTKKSTTVAPVTSTTPTTTTVRSNRVTAAPTARPVYPRTTTTTSTTTTTTTTTPASVDEDLEYEEDTDELSPSKSTDAEEDPQVIKELIDLIRKVGGVEQLEKHLLRNKDGSITLKENSATGAATTPSTISKSLYDRVLSRPGTLNSFSRNRFKISEATETSTEATASSSSSKSPSTLTSNSNSKYSSVLRGNSRQGPQNEGIEKLAEFDGFLKERKQYVTINRHRSASQGDDEELADQQEEEENLAEVQTTTRRPLSSITPSYTSLRRARPTTVAPPAEESNVEAEQHTQTQVKSYATLSRTRGRTTAPPEVTEAAPSSTTNRYKYFERTRPTKSAAAEDSEDPTEDEEEEYEDEQKDIVTVQSKQTTNTRKYASIGRRTTTTTTATPETTTTTAGTETAKASTTTTNNNNNNNNNNHYNSSNNNNNAKLNNQIPTEENISTTPSTTAQSETTTTTNETTEPNESTSTTTTSITNNLHTITTTTTTTTPTPIVASTVPTTTANGISSDSLLATELSEASPTHLSPSPDLETSTPTTTSTTTTTTEPELDTTTTTPKTTPTTTTTTGNNELNDVNNVDEDSEVTKTKTQYKYATTNRRRITTTTTTTNKNSNNNNNNAEAANDASPTTTNGLSSLNSIRTNPGRRQPPQSEQTQTTTTEPNLSSPRPFGYPRRRTRPTASTTTTTIPQTDNDNNTDNNVNETDAVAQVVKKTRLSPGDRPKNRYQLSRTRGSTTNTTPTTATTTTQQQQQPQTTTTARRLTFGGRQRAQDQTISSTTQAPPPATTLLHVFTLLEGEGQEEEPTTRKPTVRLYPTIQTEVVPKHKLVEINRIVEINSKQAKASQRKSKANNDFGVLMVESLPHVEQLGEISVVKYVHLVDGSDIQINDGHSTVADYTPTEPTSAAQGPVSLPVRNSLPETEGADTDRSGKSLVPEVLTAALETSTISLEGLFDSARKGKQLSSNTIIGETEESTTIGSSSSLATETGETTTPAPTYVRPIVPLLRPESNESSPLVISIANLDQVILSKVQNSQTTVATEAASDSNSAFSVRQPLVVQAPISSGAQAIDILNTQDQAINGAIGVNIDSVIQTTTTRPDDDQVAEETTIFSIETATEPQLNTQTTTPKTEANGETLTAMPIGAVIMGQFGQNTQSTTTTVDNDNQLNTQTTSSISSGAVSSEAIGGDTQTTTADNDRQENTQSTGTTTSEISSGAISTDNNHTTTTTQTTATGNSSETTPTQTLTTISEPIDGSPNLSTQTTTTNNNTTSTTSTTSTTSTTAVGSKVSEAVSFSSETHVVHRKKMGRKGRGRRLRNRKTTTTTTTTETPTTETPTTVEATFDDTTTVVPE